One genomic window of Pseudomonas sp. LFM046 includes the following:
- a CDS encoding LysR family transcriptional regulator, whose protein sequence is MDILFNMRAFVCVAETGSFTAAAQRMDLTTSYISRAVATLESHLRTRLLHRTTRRIALTEAGQRYLLRCEQILAYIEEAEAEASEAHARPVGNLKVHAMTGIGQHYLIKAIAQYSEKYPDVSFDLTLANRTTDILDEGYDISVVIAQELPDSGFISKQLGTTYSVLCASPGYIEKHGAPRLPSELAKHRCLRLVNNVMSLDKWLFDGPDGQEMISVNQTPFQVNTADAMTEAIKAGIGIGVLPVYSAISGLKDGSLVRVLPNHSLFPLGIYALYPSRQFLDAKIRTWVEFLREFLPERVAADEKAVAEYSLRLGNSRS, encoded by the coding sequence ATGGACATCCTCTTCAACATGCGCGCCTTCGTCTGCGTGGCGGAGACTGGCAGCTTCACCGCGGCTGCCCAGCGCATGGACCTGACCACCTCGTACATCTCCCGTGCGGTGGCCACCCTCGAATCCCACCTGCGCACCCGCCTGCTGCACCGCACGACCCGCCGCATCGCCCTGACCGAAGCCGGCCAGCGGTACCTGCTGCGTTGCGAGCAGATCCTCGCCTATATCGAGGAAGCCGAAGCCGAGGCCAGCGAGGCCCATGCGCGTCCGGTGGGGAACCTGAAAGTCCATGCCATGACCGGCATCGGCCAGCACTACCTGATCAAGGCCATTGCCCAGTACAGCGAGAAGTACCCGGACGTGAGCTTCGACCTGACCCTGGCCAACCGCACGACCGACATCCTCGACGAGGGCTACGACATTTCCGTGGTGATCGCCCAGGAGCTGCCGGACTCGGGCTTCATTTCCAAGCAGTTGGGCACCACCTACAGCGTGCTCTGCGCATCCCCTGGCTATATCGAGAAGCACGGTGCGCCGCGCCTGCCGTCGGAACTGGCAAAGCACCGCTGCCTGCGCCTGGTGAACAACGTGATGTCCCTGGACAAGTGGCTGTTCGACGGCCCGGACGGCCAGGAAATGATCAGCGTCAACCAGACGCCCTTCCAGGTGAACACCGCCGACGCCATGACCGAGGCGATCAAGGCCGGCATCGGCATCGGCGTGTTGCCGGTGTACTCGGCCATCAGCGGCCTCAAGGACGGCAGCCTGGTGCGCGTGCTGCCCAACCACAGCCTCTTTCCCCTGGGCATTTACGCCCTGTACCCCTCGCGGCAGTTCCTCGACGCGAAGATCCGCACCTGGGTGGAGTTCCTCCGGGAGTTCCTGCCGGAGCGGGTCGCGGCGGATGAGAAGGCGGTGGCGGAGTACAGCTTGCGGTTAGGAAATTCGCGTTCCTGA
- a CDS encoding efflux transporter outer membrane subunit encodes MHRNPWPGFARASLFAVVSLLSACIDSQGIAPQAERLDIARLDQGTAIRRAEQDAAWPSAQWWRAYGDPQLDAWMDQALANSPNLAMAAARVRQARALAGVVESAEQPQVNLEANMQRKHWPDDFFYGPGELARTSSWNNISLLGFSYDLDLWGRERSRSHQALDQAQVAVAEARLAALALQGNLVRSYIRLALLHAEKDIADASLAQQEQILRLAEQRLRDGIGTRLEVSRAEAPLPETHRQIDALDESIALTRNQMAALAGKGPGEGERLQRPRLDLQQVPGLPALLPLELLGRRPDLVASRWQVAAQARGIEVAKAGFYPNINLLGGLGSNATQGGMLDFLRYDKLTYNLGPALSLPVFDGGLRRGQLGAAAAEYDLAVEHYNQTLVSALQQVADALVRIRSLHQQEALAAEAVAAAQKTCDLALLAQQRGLTGFDTVLETQPTLFQRQLKQQQVRAAQLAAQADLLLALGGGVLPEPAGPADLGLAPQEPRLRFLPKP; translated from the coding sequence GTGCACCGCAATCCTTGGCCCGGCTTCGCCCGCGCCAGTCTGTTCGCCGTTGTTTCCCTTCTATCCGCCTGTATCGACAGCCAGGGCATCGCCCCTCAGGCCGAGCGCCTGGATATCGCCCGTCTGGACCAAGGCACCGCCATCCGCCGTGCCGAGCAGGACGCCGCCTGGCCCAGCGCCCAGTGGTGGCGCGCCTATGGCGACCCGCAGCTGGACGCCTGGATGGACCAGGCCCTGGCCAACAGCCCCAACCTCGCCATGGCCGCCGCGCGTGTCCGTCAGGCGCGCGCCCTGGCTGGCGTGGTGGAGTCCGCCGAGCAGCCCCAGGTCAACCTGGAGGCCAATATGCAGCGCAAGCACTGGCCGGATGACTTCTTCTACGGCCCCGGCGAACTGGCCCGCACCAGCAGCTGGAACAACATCAGCCTGCTGGGCTTCAGCTACGACCTCGACCTCTGGGGCCGTGAGCGCAGCCGTAGCCATCAGGCCCTGGACCAGGCCCAGGTGGCAGTGGCCGAGGCGCGCCTGGCCGCCCTGGCGCTGCAGGGCAACCTGGTGCGCAGCTATATCCGCCTGGCGCTGCTGCATGCCGAGAAGGACATCGCCGACGCCAGCCTTGCACAGCAGGAACAAATCCTTCGCCTGGCCGAGCAGCGCCTGCGTGACGGCATCGGCACGCGCCTGGAGGTCAGCCGTGCCGAAGCGCCGCTGCCGGAAACCCATCGGCAGATCGATGCCTTGGACGAATCCATCGCCCTGACCCGCAACCAGATGGCGGCACTCGCCGGCAAAGGGCCGGGGGAGGGCGAGCGCCTGCAACGGCCTCGCCTCGACCTCCAGCAGGTGCCCGGCCTGCCGGCACTACTGCCGCTGGAACTGCTGGGCCGCCGCCCGGACCTGGTGGCCAGCCGCTGGCAGGTGGCGGCCCAGGCCCGTGGCATCGAAGTCGCCAAAGCCGGCTTCTACCCCAACATCAATCTCCTGGGCGGTCTGGGTTCCAACGCCACCCAGGGCGGCATGCTGGATTTCCTCCGCTACGACAAGCTCACCTACAACCTGGGCCCGGCCCTCAGCCTGCCGGTGTTCGACGGTGGCCTGCGCAGGGGCCAGCTGGGCGCTGCGGCCGCCGAGTACGACCTGGCGGTGGAGCATTACAACCAGACATTGGTCAGCGCCCTGCAACAGGTGGCTGACGCCCTGGTGCGCATCCGATCGCTGCACCAGCAGGAGGCGCTGGCCGCCGAAGCCGTGGCCGCCGCGCAGAAGACCTGCGACCTCGCGCTGCTGGCCCAGCAGCGTGGCCTCACCGGCTTCGACACCGTGCTGGAAACCCAGCCCACCCTGTTCCAGCGCCAGCTCAAGCAACAGCAGGTGCGCGCGGCGCAGCTCGCCGCCCAGGCCGACCTGCTGCTGGCCCTGGGCGGCGGCGTGCTGCCCGAGCCCGCCGGCCCGGCCGATCTCGGCCTGGCGCCGCAAGAACCCCGCCTGCGCTTTCTCCCCAAGCCCTGA